The nucleotide window TGAAAAAGCTCGGTATAATATagtaaataattttaaaatgtaacTTAATTTATAATGCAAGACCTAGAGTATTCCGATTTGAAATTAAGCCTAGCCCTACGATTAGGCTGGGTCGGTCCATGACCTACAAAATAGGATTGATCCCCACTAAATGTTAATTAAAATACTACAAACGATTCTAATACACAAGAAGAGAGATTCAAAGTAAAGTACAAGAAGCGAACATATTACCCGTATAGTGACCAACTCACCTAATCCGCATTTACATTTTCATGCCCATTTAGGATGTTTGTCTAGTCTtttagaagaaaatgaagactgTCCCTGAGCTGTAAGTGAAATGCAAGACTTGgatcttgctttcttgcacatTGATTCTTGTAACTTGTAATGAATTGTGGgcaagtagagagagaaagagagagagagagagagagagcgccaAAGTCTCACAtcttaaattgtttttttaGAGAGCATTGCAAGCACATGGCCTAGAAGAGTACAGAGATTGAATCAAGTAGTGATCCCATCCACACTCACATGATCTACCATTTTTTGTGTGCATATATATGGCACAAAAGTTTTGCATATTCAATTCTTTTGTGTGCATCTCTGCAAGTGGGCGGGCAACTTCACTCCTCTCATGAACCTaaggaaaaacataaaaaaagccCATCCAAGCCAACAAGGTTCTTTGCTTTGCGAGATTCACGGATAGGGGGGAGGAGGGGGGGTCTATCGTACGTAGTCTTTCCCCATTTTACTCTTAATTATAGCGTATACTAAATTTTCATTATCATATAAATACGTACTGAGTTATTTGTGTATCTGTACTTTATACGTGTTTGTGCCCTAAAAAGTCGCTTATGAAGCTTACTGAAAGCCAAGCTTATAAGTCAAAGATTGGAGTTCTTAAAGCCTTGGATCTAGGATGTAACTAGATGTTTGAGTTTGAAATGCACTTTAAGCTGTGCAGTTGGACTGCTCTCTTCTGGGTCAAGGCAAAGGCATCTCTAGTTACTTGCAAAAGACGATTGATACATAGAGGGAAAGAAGTAAAAAATACGTTTGTCATGGTTTATCATGTATTATGTATCTGTCTTATTAGGGTAGTTCTCACACCAAGTGAGACCACAGAATTGAGTAGAATCAAAATATAAGAGGGTCCCATACTTTGTGAGAGGTGCCCTACGAATGACATGGTCGGGAGTTGGGACACTCTACAcaagttttatttaaaaattatttaactgtCTTAATCCTCACTACCAGCGTGTCTCACGCTGTGAACTTCATTTTCAATCACTATCCCCACAAAGTGGCCAAAACAATGTGGCAGAAAAAGGTCACCAAGATGAGGGGTTCTGTTCAAACTTTGTGGACTTCAAAGCAAAAGAatggaaaaaagaaggaaaaaggtaACATTTCTGCTCATCTGTTGCTGTATATTGATAGTTTTTCAAATGTAATACAGTTCCAAAAGACAGAAAATTCATATTTCAGGCAATAAGTTCCAAAAATGTATCAGTCAGCTGCAGTTTTGGAACCATATATGAATATATTTCCACATGGATAGTAAAATCCAGAAATTGGACAAAAAATTCCGGGGTTGCTACCTAAGCTGTAAAGAGAAGCTTTAccacttgaaacttcaaaagctGCTTTTGATGGAATCACTTCTCAGTTGGGCATCAGATCCATCAACAACTCCTGCTTATGTTCATTTCCAGGCCACCAGGACTTAAAATCAACATCACCATTTTCGATTGGACGGCTAAGATCAAATGCATCGCAGATGTCGGAAATCTGCTGCTTCAGCACTCTGGACTCTTCTGCACCTGTCTCGGGGTCTTTGCCGAAATGAACTCTCTTGTGGCCACCCAACGCTTGGCCTGTTGCGAACACCTTCAAGCAGATGGAGCACTTGTGACCCTTATTCTCAATAACTCTTTCCGTCTTCTCTTCTGCTGCTGAATTATCACTGCATTCAGGCTTGGCAAGCTTGCAACTGTACTCCATCTTCGAAAACTTGTTAATCGGAATTCTATCTTCATAATCCTCAATATTTACCAAAGAAGTGGTGCTGGTTGATTTGTGAACTCTTTGGTGGCCTCCAAGTGCCTGATATGTGCTGAAAACCTTGTTGCAAAGCCTGCACTTGTGCTCTCTTTTCTTCTGGGAATCAGCAAAGACTTCAGATTCAGTAGCGTAAAACTTGGGTTTATTGTTCAAACCCGACTTCATTGATCCGAATGCAGCTACATCCAATTCTACTTCCTTGATGATATCCAAATTCATTTCCATTTCAGCATCACACAACCCAAATACAGATTCCTCATCCAGTCTCGGCCTCTTATATCCTACACCCCTGAAGAACCTATCTTCCGTTTCGACATTCTTTTCCTCATCATTCGCAAACCCAGAATTATTTTCGCTAAATTCAAGTACTTTCTTCTCAACAGAGACATTCTTACCATCAGAAATGCAATCAACGAATTTCACAGTATCATCACAAACAGAAACACCACCCTTATTTCCCATGATCCAATTCTTTAAGCCTGGTGATTGAACCTCTAAAGACAAGGAATTATTATCCGAAGACTCAGTGACTGAACTAATTCGATCCCAATTGCTTCCACAACCAGATATGATCATCAAACAAATTGCCCCCTCTACTACTTCTTCCCCAAATTCAGTGACATACTTAGATTCATTAACACTGAAACTAGAAAAAGAACAACTTGAATTAGTAATCTTGTACCTCAATCTTTTCGATCTTTTCTTCCGAATCAGCCCCATTGTCTCACTGCTGTACTGACAGCAATCCACAGCAAGCTTCTTGCTTGAAGAAACAGTCTCCAATCCATCAGTTCCCCTAATACTTTTCGAGTGGCATCTGCTGTGAGTAGCTAAAGCTCTCAACGTTTCGAACTCTTTACCACAAACTTCGCAGGACTGCGCCTCCTTCCTCTCCCTCCCTGAGTGATGCCTCATGTGCCCGAACATCGCCCTCATCGAATGAAACCCTTTGCCACAAACCCTGCACCTGCAGACGAACTCTTTTTCTTCCCCCGCAGAAGCTTCAAACTTCGAGTGCCCTGAAAATTTCCAGGACTTTTTCGGGTTCACTCGTAATCCATAACCAGCGTGATCATCGTCTTCAACCTCAGAATGTGCTCTGCACATTTCGATATTTTTCTCAGTTTTAGCCGATTTCTTTGCTCCATGGCACCTCATGTGACCTCCCAAGACTCTGCCGCTCAAGAAGCTCTTTTTGCAGAGCTTGCACACATGCTCCATCGTCCTAACTAGAAAAGCAAACGAACCCAGATCCCAAAACCAAGAAGCACTCCAATTTTCCGAGAAAGTTTGAATCTTCCCACCGCATtccagaaaaacaaaaatcagaaaaaagcTCAAGAAACAGAGGATGCTGAAAACCCAGATCAGAGACGAAGCTTTCTTGCTTCTTTCAAAAGTGATTGGAGAAGAAGCACTTCTTCTGGGTTTTGTAGAATTTGTGGGCAAGAACAAGATCTGGGTCCCGAATCAAAACCTCTCTCTCTTGGGGAAGAAACGATTCAGATTTCAGGGTTTTGGTTTGAGCAGTaaggtctctctctcttgaGTGGTGCTTGAAGAAATGTAAATGTGGAAGCCAAAAGGCAAAGCAATATCTCCGTAACTGCAGCACTGACTGAGCGTATTGCCTTGCCAGTAGCTGGCAAGACTAGACACTACGAAAAAGAATGCAATGTTTAATGTTGGCAGCTTTCTGGCACTaatccccctctctctctctccctctctctctctctctctctctctctctaaatgtTTAATGTTAGGAGCTTATGCCTCATTTGGAAAGGGAGAAAAAGAAACGATATCCTTGCATGAAAGCAAAGCTACAGTACGAGACTCCGACTTTTGTCCCACTTGCTCGTATATTTCAAGCTACCAATTTTGCTATTGCTACCACTATGCTCCAATTTGGCATGGACCTATCACCGGAAGTTGGAGAAATTCTTATGCCAACTTGCCGGATCACAGCACCCGTCCGCCGTAGACACAATCTTGCATCGAGGTCAGATGGATAACATCGTTCTAACTCAAATTCAAGAAGTTGAATGGATATGAATTTTCTTATTCATTacgaaaaaatcaaattttctcTTAATAGAATATTATAATTATTGATAATCGCTTTCCTAACAAAATATGTTTATAAATAGAAATGATTTccatacttttcttttcttcatctGTCTCATATTCTATATCGAGTTTTAAGATTCAACAAATCTTATGATAGTCAATATACAAaaataaacagaaaaaaaaatgtttagagaTAAAACGACTGTATGAAAGTTTCACCGCAATTTAAAATTTTACGGTAACACTTTGCAAAAAGTGGGTGACCAACTGAAGAGGGTAAAATGCCCAAAAGAACCCTTCATTTGTGGTGTTGCTTGGGGCGCAAGGCTCAAGAAGTGGGTGATCCTTCTTTCAGTGAGTTGTACACATTTTCTTTAGTATGGTAAAAAGCACTCGAGTCACAGTAAATTGAACACGTGTAGGTAGCTGGatggttaattttttattaacttttaaGGAAGTACATTAGCATGCATAAAGTTAATCATTTGGTCACGTCAACAAGATTTTGACATTTAACCAAACTCTTGACCCTCAATTCTTTGTGCATGCCATCAATTTGGACACTACATTTCAAATCCTTGAtctgttttttctttcattgGGAAAACATTCTCGCATGCTTCTTTTCTTTTCGTTGGTATAtagattgaataaataaaaagaaaattaagcggacaaaaataaagggatgaaaacaaaaacaaaaagtgtgagaAAATTTTATCTTTTACATCTGTCATAATTATAAActtttttatattataaaagGTGCTAAGAGCATATTCAAAGAAGTtagcaatttttattttattttttaaagtgtTCTTAACTAAGCCATTAAGcactttaaaatattaatatcttaacTTTACCTTATTTTATGGAACCCACCAATTCCCTCTAACATTTAACTCACTATCgcttattgtttgttaaaaaaaatctacaaatgattTGGATGCTAATTTAATATAGAAAAATGCTAATGGAACCATACTTTATAAACTACATAATATGACGGTTGatgattaaaatttattttcaataattcaataaaaaaaatacaaccatCAACCATCATATCAAATATGATTTAAAAAGATAGTCTCCGTAACATAACCCTTTAATATAAAAcatgtgtattcaattgagaattttgatagattttgatggatttttatagagtttaattgatttgtagagattccatataaaattttgattcaattccctcgaaatctcatggggagatgtgagatttctggatacttaaaatatacaacaaaatctctccaattccttctaatttttcaaCACTCTctaattctttaaaatcaatttctaattaaatatacctgaaatgttataaacttctttaaaatcctaactgaatacacccggatttctaaggattttaataaattattttaaaattctaattgaatgcaccttgaatttcagaaaatcacttaaaatcctgattgattatcctagattcattaaaataattaaaatccctcaaaatctcaattgaatacatcccTTTATAAATGCGGGGATTTTGGGATTGCTGTAGATTCTGAGAAAGCTTACTAGAGAAGTTTGGACAAGTATTTAATTCATGTAAAGTAtattaaatacaaataattgatccaaaaaaatatttaaaaaataataataatatttaaaaggATTGAGAGAGATGGTAGTATCAAATAAGAGAGAACACTGGGAAAACGAACACAAAACATAAAGCGAATTAACCTCATCACAGATGAATACAACACTTCCAAAATGATAACAGAGTAGAATTCTTCGTAACGAACTTTTGATTCGATTGCTTCGACTGAAAACCGTTTCTTTTATGTTACCGTTCTCACGGGACTCATCCTGACAAGGGAAAGCAGTATTTTCGTCTCACGGAAGAACACAGGTAACGTAATTCTACCCTGTTCACTAAAGGAAGGAGTTTCCCGGccacggttatccctttgactGGCTCGCGGAGGACATCCATCATGTACTAGAAGCCTACATCTGTAGCTGCCTTCTTCCAAGAAGTGAAAAGAATACTACTTTCACTTTTGAAGGGCTAACCATTTATCGCCaactcgaaaatccttcttcAGGGTTCTCGAAATCATGAACAAAAGGCTCCAAGGAGTTCATACAGCCCAAAGCTGGCTTGAATGAAGCAACAGTACAAGGAGTTAGTAACCGTACTGTAGTTCATCGCCGACCTTTGCCATCTTATTATCTAACTGTGTTGATGCAGGTCAATCAAGATACTTCGTGTAATTAAATAGGCAAGGAGTTGTTCTACGCTGCAGTCTCTTGCATCCTTCTCCCCAGTAAGTTGACAACATAATTCAACTTCCTTGCTGATGCTCATATGATGTGCAAGAATCATCTTCAATATCATAATCCTCTCTGTTACTGCTAGGAGTTTTATCCAGAACGCAAGTTTCAGCAGCACCACAATCACCAAGGGGATTCTCAGCATGAGATTCTGGGCCATCATCTATATCGCCTGCATCCTCGTCCGTAATTCCAGCACAACCAACGACATCGGCATTATCATTACAACCATCTACGTCATCAGCATCCTCAATTTGTTCATTGAAACTGTCAAAATGTTCTACCTGATTATAGGCAGGAGCATCTAGATTTACAGGAGATTCCACCATTGCGTCCTCGTCATCATCGACCACTCCAAGTTCAAATTTTTGCCACTCATCATCATCGCTATCAATGTTTAGAGGGTCAAACCTATTCTGCTCAGCACGTTGACGGAGCATGAAAACATTGAAATAATAGCTGACAAGGTCTTTATGCGGTCGCAAAGGAAAAGCCACTGAAAGATGGTGCCAGAAGTTCTTACCCAGTGATGCAGGGTTAGAACGGATGGCATCATGGAAGGCATGTTCTTCATCTTTAGTCCATTTATCTGCAACCTCCTCTCCCATTTCATAAAATCCCAACTCTTCAAATAGGCACTCTCCAAGGTCTTTCCTTAATTTCTCTCTTGCTTCCAGGACATGCTGTCTCACACATCTAACAGAACCTGCATCAGCACACATACAGTGGTTTCTAGCTGCCGTATCTTCACATAAATAGTTTTCAGATGCTTCAAGATCAGGCATAGAAATGATACAGGTACCCATCAGCTTCACCTCATCGACACCAAGGCCCTGGCTGGAAGCATATGAAAGTTCATGCTGAGGATCCAATTTCTCCAGATGATCTGAAGTGTGTGAACCCTCATGGCCCCATTCTGGAACATGAGCTTGATGCTGAGGTCCGATAGAAACTAGCTTTTGAGGAGGATAATCAACAGGAGATAAGCAGATATCATTAGAATGAAGTAAAGCCCTCCGATGGTTTGCAGGTGCAAAAAATTCTGGGAATAATGACAGATGCCCTGCTGCCTCAGGTCTTACATGAGCTTCAAACAAACTGTTGTTGGCCAACCAAAATCGAGAGAAGCTTCCAGAAGCACCATTTTCAAGTTCTCTATAGGTCTCATTTGAGATTTCAGTTCCCAAGTCACTTGCAAACCCTCCTTCATCTGGACATGTACTAAAACTCCCGTCACCTTCACCATCTTCATATAGTAATTACATCAGCTATAGGATCAAACTAAATATCTACAGAAAATACCCAGCTAACAAAAACATGCATTAGCCCTTGTAAACATTATATCAACTCACAATAGATAGCACTAACTTGCATCAGAGTATAAAAAACTGATGCCATTATTTCATTTTGAAGGTCAGGTTGTGTTAATGGTCCAGATTAAACTCTAAATTGCAATTCCAGATCCATGGAGCATGTTATACATCTACATCTTCTAAAGTTTCCGCCAACCATTATATGCACAACTTGGAAATCGAATAATTAGTGACTAATTGACCATCCAACTATTTGGTacctgaaatttgaaatttctggGGGCCGCTACTAAAAGGAAAAGTATCCACAATTGGAGCAGACTCATTTGCGTATTCCAATTGTCTTGGGTGCTTCCAAGCAACCTCATAAGAATCCTCACCATGAAAAGGCcgtttgtttgtcattttctccTGCAAAGTGAAATCACATTTGAAGTGGAGCATTGAATATGCAACACAGCATTTTTCCTAATCTAAAACTCCCACCCAAAGCAGAAAGCAGCAAATAAAGATTTCAGAAACGAGAACAAAATAACAATCTTCATGAAACTAAGCCCTCCAAATGACTTGACTTAATCAACACTGTTCGTGCTTTCTCAATAAATATGGACGccgaatttgaaacaaaaaccGCATCAAGTACGAAAAACTATGGGCATAACACATTGAATACCACCTACTTCCCAACAAGCATCCATCTAGCTTCAGAAAAAAATTGTCTGTGAAGTTGAAGC belongs to Malus sylvestris chromosome 17, drMalSylv7.2, whole genome shotgun sequence and includes:
- the LOC126611642 gene encoding uncharacterized protein LOC126611642 isoform X3, with translation MTNKRPFHGEDSYEVAWKHPRQLEYANESAPIVDTFPFSSGPQKFQISDGEGDGSFSTCPDEGGFASDLGTEISNETYRELENGASGSFSRFWLANNSLFEAHVRPEAAGHLSLFPEFFAPANHRRALLHSNDICLSPVDYPPQKLVSIGPQHQAHVPEWGHEGSHTSDHLEKLDPQHELSYASSQGLGVDEVKLMGTCIISMPDLEASENYLCEDTAARNHCMCADAGSVRCVRQHVLEAREKLRKDLGECLFEELGFYEMGEEVADKWTKDEEHAFHDAIRSNPASLGKNFWHHLSVAFPLRPHKDLVSYYFNVFMLRQRAEQNRFDPLNIDSDDDEWQKFELGVVDDDEDAMVESPVNLDAPAYNQVEHFDSFNEQIEDADDVDGCNDNADVVGCAGITDEDAGDIDDGPESHAENPLGDCGAAETCVLDKTPSSNREDYDIEDDSCTSYEHQQGS
- the LOC126611642 gene encoding uncharacterized protein LOC126611642 isoform X2, which encodes MLHFKCDFTLQEKMTNKRPFHGEDSYEVAWKHPRQLEYANESAPIVDTFPFSSGPQKFQISDEGGFASDLGTEISNETYRELENGASGSFSRFWLANNSLFEAHVRPEAAGHLSLFPEFFAPANHRRALLHSNDICLSPVDYPPQKLVSIGPQHQAHVPEWGHEGSHTSDHLEKLDPQHELSYASSQGLGVDEVKLMGTCIISMPDLEASENYLCEDTAARNHCMCADAGSVRCVRQHVLEAREKLRKDLGECLFEELGFYEMGEEVADKWTKDEEHAFHDAIRSNPASLGKNFWHHLSVAFPLRPHKDLVSYYFNVFMLRQRAEQNRFDPLNIDSDDDEWQKFELGVVDDDEDAMVESPVNLDAPAYNQVEHFDSFNEQIEDADDVDGCNDNADVVGCAGITDEDAGDIDDGPESHAENPLGDCGAAETCVLDKTPSSNREDYDIEDDSCTSYEHQQGS
- the LOC126611642 gene encoding uncharacterized protein LOC126611642 isoform X1, which encodes MLHFKCDFTLQEKMTNKRPFHGEDSYEVAWKHPRQLEYANESAPIVDTFPFSSGPQKFQISDGEGDGSFSTCPDEGGFASDLGTEISNETYRELENGASGSFSRFWLANNSLFEAHVRPEAAGHLSLFPEFFAPANHRRALLHSNDICLSPVDYPPQKLVSIGPQHQAHVPEWGHEGSHTSDHLEKLDPQHELSYASSQGLGVDEVKLMGTCIISMPDLEASENYLCEDTAARNHCMCADAGSVRCVRQHVLEAREKLRKDLGECLFEELGFYEMGEEVADKWTKDEEHAFHDAIRSNPASLGKNFWHHLSVAFPLRPHKDLVSYYFNVFMLRQRAEQNRFDPLNIDSDDDEWQKFELGVVDDDEDAMVESPVNLDAPAYNQVEHFDSFNEQIEDADDVDGCNDNADVVGCAGITDEDAGDIDDGPESHAENPLGDCGAAETCVLDKTPSSNREDYDIEDDSCTSYEHQQGS
- the LOC126610018 gene encoding uncharacterized protein LOC126610018, yielding MEHVCKLCKKSFLSGRVLGGHMRCHGAKKSAKTEKNIEMCRAHSEVEDDDHAGYGLRVNPKKSWKFSGHSKFEASAGEEKEFVCRCRVCGKGFHSMRAMFGHMRHHSGRERKEAQSCEVCGKEFETLRALATHSRCHSKSIRGTDGLETVSSSKKLAVDCCQYSSETMGLIRKKRSKRLRYKITNSSCSFSSFSVNESKYVTEFGEEVVEGAICLMIISGCGSNWDRISSVTESSDNNSLSLEVQSPGLKNWIMGNKGGVSVCDDTVKFVDCISDGKNVSVEKKVLEFSENNSGFANDEEKNVETEDRFFRGVGYKRPRLDEESVFGLCDAEMEMNLDIIKEVELDVAAFGSMKSGLNNKPKFYATESEVFADSQKKREHKCRLCNKVFSTYQALGGHQRVHKSTSTTSLVNIEDYEDRIPINKFSKMEYSCKLAKPECSDNSAAEEKTERVIENKGHKCSICLKVFATGQALGGHKRVHFGKDPETGAEESRVLKQQISDICDAFDLSRPIENGDVDFKSWWPGNEHKQELLMDLMPN